A section of the Myxococcus xanthus genome encodes:
- the xdhC gene encoding xanthine dehydrogenase accessory protein XdhC, with product MWDWTRQLAEWSRDDVPFAVATVTVCQGSTPAKPGAKLLVRADGTFHGTVGGGHLEQLVLADARACLEKGEPRAYRYPLGSKLGQCCGGVVDVFMEPVNHGPRLYLFGAGHVGQALCRTLDGTPFQVHLVDERPEWVHGERIPASVIRHEEPWDVFASRAVWDARRTYIAVMTHRHDLDQDIIAFALEKPARYVGLIGSNTKWARFRQRLEARGATAAQLARVRCPIGLEIGGKSPQEVAVSIAAGLLQLHHQGADTETTAEAPPSETPRMRGGSSGE from the coding sequence ATGTGGGATTGGACCCGCCAACTGGCGGAGTGGTCGCGGGACGATGTTCCGTTCGCCGTGGCGACCGTGACGGTGTGTCAGGGAAGTACCCCCGCCAAGCCTGGCGCGAAGCTGCTCGTCCGCGCGGACGGGACGTTCCACGGCACCGTGGGCGGTGGCCACCTGGAGCAACTCGTCCTCGCGGACGCCCGCGCCTGCCTGGAGAAAGGGGAACCCCGTGCGTACCGGTATCCGCTGGGCTCGAAGCTCGGCCAATGCTGTGGCGGCGTGGTGGACGTCTTCATGGAGCCGGTGAACCACGGCCCGCGCCTGTATCTCTTCGGCGCCGGCCACGTGGGTCAGGCCCTGTGCCGCACGTTGGACGGCACCCCCTTCCAGGTCCACCTCGTCGACGAGCGCCCCGAATGGGTCCACGGCGAGCGCATCCCCGCCTCGGTCATCCGCCACGAGGAGCCGTGGGACGTCTTCGCCTCGCGCGCTGTCTGGGACGCGCGCCGCACGTACATCGCGGTGATGACGCACCGGCATGACCTGGACCAGGACATCATCGCCTTCGCCTTGGAGAAGCCCGCGCGCTACGTGGGCCTCATTGGAAGCAACACCAAGTGGGCCCGCTTCCGTCAGCGCCTGGAGGCCCGGGGCGCGACGGCGGCGCAGTTGGCCCGCGTGCGCTGCCCCATCGGGCTGGAGATTGGCGGCAAGTCGCCCCAGGAAGTCGCGGTGAGCATCGCCGCCGGACTCCTTCAGCTCCATCACCAGGGCGCAGACACCGAAACTACCGCCGAGGCCCCGCCCTCGGAGACGCCCCGCATGCGCGGGGGCTCGTCAGGAGAATGA